In Mastacembelus armatus chromosome 22, fMasArm1.2, whole genome shotgun sequence, a genomic segment contains:
- the scfd1 gene encoding sec1 family domain-containing protein 1 gives MAASVREKQTVALKRMLNFNAPPLKNTAAEPVWKVLIYDRFGQDIISPLLSVKELRDMGITLHLLLHSDRDPIPDVPAIYFVMPTEENIDRICQDLRNQLYESYYLNFISAISRSKLEDIASAALAANAVSQVTKVFDQYLNFITLEDDMFILCHQNKELISYHAINRADIQDTDMEAIMDTIVDSLFCFFVTLGAVPIIRCPRGNAAEMVAVKLDKKLRENLRDARNSLFTGDNMAAGQFSFQRPLFILADRNVDMATPLHHTWTYQALIHDVLDFHLNRVMMEEGAGAEPSPAGARPKKKSRKTYDLTAADKFWQKHKGSPFPEVAESVQEELDAYRAQEDEVKRLKSIMGLEGEDEGAISMLSDNTAKLTSAVSSLPELLEKKRLIDLHTNVATAVLDHIKSRKLDVYFEYEEKLMSKSTLDKSLLDIISDPDAGTPEDKMRLFLIFYITAQQAPSESDLEQYKKALVDASCDLSPLTYIKQWKAFTKMAATPANYGNSGVKPMGLFSRVMNTGSQFVMEGVKHLVLKQHNLPVTRILDNLMEMKSHPETDDYRYFDPKMLRGSESSIPRNKNPFQEAIVFVVGGGNYIEYQNLVDYAKSKQGKKVVYGCSELFNAAQFIKQLSQLGQK, from the exons ATGGCGGCGTCTGTCCGGGAGAAGCAGACAG TCGCCCTGAAGCGGATGCTGAACTTCAACGCTCCTCCTCTGAAGAACACAGCGGCCGAGCCAGTATGGAAG gtgctgATATACGACCGGTTTGGCCAAGACATCATCTCCCCGCTGCTGTCTGTCAAGGAGCTGAGAGACATGGGCATCACCCTGCACCT tcTGCTGCACTCAGACAGAGATCCTATCCCAGATGTACCAGCCATCTACTTTGTCATGCCCACAGAGGAGAACATCGACAGGATATGTCAG gacCTGAGGAACCAGCTCTATGAGTCGTACTACCTGAACTTCATCTCTGCCATCAGCAGAAGTAAACTGGAGGACATTGCCAGCGCTGCTCTGGCTGCGAACGCTGTCAGCCAAGTCACTAAG gtgtttGACCAGTACCTGAACTTCATCACCCTGGAAGACGACATGTTCATCCTCTGCCACCAGAACAAAGAGCTCATCTCCTACCACG CCATCAACAGAGCAGACATCCAGGACACAGACATGGAGGCCATCATGGACACCATCGTGGACAGTCTCTTCTGTTTCTTCGTCACTCTGG GCGCTGTGCCGATCATCCGCTGCCCTCGAGGAAACGCAGCAGAGATGGTCGCTGTG AAATTGGATAAGAAGCTCCGTGAAAACCTGCGAGACGCCAGGAACAGTCTGTTCACTGGAGACAACATGGCCGCTGGACAGTTCAG TTTCCAGAGGCCTCTGTTCATCCTCGCAGATCGTAATGTGGACATGGCCACGCCCCTCCACCACACCTGGACCTATCAGGCTCTGATCCACGATGTCCTG GACTTCCATCTGAACAGGGTGATGATGGAGGAGGGCGCGGGGGCGGAGCCATCACCTGCCGGCGCTAGACcgaagaagaagagcaggaagaCCTATGACCTGACGGCCGCCGACAAGTTCTGGCAGAAACACAAGGGCAG TCCGTTCCCAGAGGTGGCGGAGTCGGTTCAGGAGGAGCTGGACGCGTACAGAGCTCAGGAGGACGAGGTCAAACGCCTGAAGAGCATCATG ggtTTAGAGGGAGAGGATGAAGGAGCCATCAGCATGTTGTCAGACAACACAGCCAAGCTCACCTCTGCTGTCAG ctctctgcctgAGCTGCTGGAGAAGAAAAGGCTGATTGACCTGCACACAAACGTCGCCACGGCCGTGCTCGACCACATCAAG AGTCGTAAACTGGACGTTTATTTTGAGTACGAAGAGAAACTGATGAGCAAGTCGACTTTAGACAAATCACTGCTGGACATCATCAGTGACCCAGATG cGGGGACGCCAGAAGACAAAATGAGACTTTTCCTCATCTTCTACATCACCGCTCAACAGGCTCCTTCAGAG tcgGACTTGGAGCAGTATAAAAAGGCTTTAGTGGACGCGAGCTGTGACCTTTCACCTCTCACCTACATCAAACAGTGGAA GGCCTTCACCAAGATGGCCGCCACCCCGGCCAACTACGGCAACAGTGGAGTCAAACCCATGGG GTTGTTTTCCAGAGTGATGAATACCGGCTCCCAGTTCGTCATGGAGGGGGTGAAGCACCTGGTGCTCAAACAGCAT AACCTTCCAGTCACTCGGATCCTCGACAACCTGATGGAGATGAAGTCGCACCCG gaAACAGACGATTATCGATACTTTGACCCAAAGATGCTGCGAGGCAGCGAGAG ctcCATTCCCAGGAACAAGAACCCGTTTCAGGAG GCCATCGTGTTTGTGGTCGGAGGAGGAAACTACATCGAGTACCAGAACCTGGTGGACTACGCCAAG TCCAAACAGGGCAAGAAGGTTGTTTACGGCTGCAGTGAACTCTTCAACGCTGCTCAGTTCATCAAACAG CTGTCCCAGCTCGGCCAGAAGTGA
- the coch gene encoding cochlin: MSLLTVPLPLTAVFFLISSASLSEPTVPVPVTCATRGVDLVQDGVVVLCPPDCSHWTGSVFGTGVYASISSVCGAAVHSGVLGPTGGHVRVHKLQGRHNYMSSYAHGLQSQPLHSWTASFKLTKPVNIPLELTSETSTTALPAAAQSAKKPVKKPSVKKALTGGNKDCQMDIAVVIDSSSNIGQRRFNLQKNFVTKLAAMLRVGPTGPHVGLIQASDSPRTEFLLTNYTQPKELLFAIREVAYLGGDTNTGKAIMHTAETFFTQENGGRRGHPRVMMVLVDGWPSDDLEQAAMLARESGINVFLVSVAKPAPEELATVRDKDFMKKAVCKDNGFFSYLIPTWFSTTKHVKPLAQRLCSLDSLLCSRTCYNSVNIGFLIDGSSSIGEGNFQLQLDFLAGIARNFDISDVGARIGAVQFTYEQRLEFGLFDHSNKEDAIAALRRVPYMSGGTATGAAISYTTQNLFRRTARGRNFLIVVTDGQSYDNVRGPALAAQQQGIIIYAVGVAWAPLEDLKAMSSEPKESHTFFTREFTGLAEFIPPLVRGICRDFTENN; this comes from the exons ATGTCTTTGCTGACTGTCCCGCTGCCTCTGACAG ctgttttcttcCTGATCTCCTCAGCGTCTCTTTCAGAACCGACCG TTCCTGTTCCTGTGACCTGTGCGACTCGTGGAGTTGACCTGGTGCAGGACGGCGTGGTGGTGTTATGTCCTCCTGACTGCTCTCACTGGACCGGGTCAGTGTTTGGGACGGGGGTCTACGCCTCCATCTCGTCCGTCTGTGGAGCTGCTGTGCACAG CGGCGTCCTGGGGCCGACCGGGGGCCACGTCAGGGTCCACAAGCTGCAGGGACGACACAACTACATGAGCTCCTACGCCCACGGCCTCCAGTCACAGCCGCTCCACAGCTGGACCGCCTCCTTTAAACTGACCA AACCTGTGAACATCCCATTAGAACTGACCAGTGAAACCAGTACAACAGCTCTGcctgcagctgcacagtcaG caaAGAAACCAGTGAAGAAGCCCTCAGTGAAGAAAGCTCTGACAGGTGGAAACAAAG actGTCAGATGGACATCGCCGTGGTCAtcgacagcagcagcaacatcgGGCAGCGGAGGTTCAACCTGCAGAAGAACTTTGTCACCAAACTGGCCGCCATGTTGAGGGTCGGACCCACGGGACCACATGTCGGCCTGATCCAGGCCag tgactCTCCCAGGACCGAGTTCCTCCTGACCAACTACACTCAGCCTAAGGAGCTGCTGTTTGCCATCAGGGAAGTGGCGTACCTGGGCGGAGACACCAACACAG GTAAGGCCATCATGCACACAGCAGAGACCTTCTTCACGCAGGAGAACGGGGGCAGGCGGGGCCACCCGCGGGTGATGATGGTGCTGGTCGACGGCTGGCCTTCGGACGACCTGGAGCAGGCGGCCATGTTGGCCCGAGAGTCAGGCATCAACGTCTTCCTGGTGTCTGTGGCCAAACCGGCGCCAGAGGAGCTCGCCACGGTGCGAGACAAGGACTTCATGAAGAAG gcGGTGTGCAAGGACAACGGCTTCTTCAGTTACCTGATCCCCACCTGGTTCAGCACCACCAAACACGTCAAACCTCTCGCTCAGAGACTGTGTTCTCTGGACAGCCTGCTCTGCA gtaGAACCTGCTACAACTCAGTCAATATCGGCTTCCTCATCGATGGGTCATCCAGCATCGGCGAGGGAAACTTCCAGCTGCAACTGGACTTCCTGGCAGGAATCGCCAGAAACTTCGACATCTCAGACGTGGGCGCTCGCATCG GTGCGGTGCAGTTCACCTACGAACAGAGGCTGGAGTTCGGCCTGTTTGACCACTCCAACAAAGAGGACGCCATCGCCGCTCTGCGGAGGGTCCCCTACATGAGCGGAGGAACGGCCACGGGAGCAGCCATTAGCTACACCACACAGAACCTGTTCAG GAGAACAGCACGAGGGCGCAACTTCCTGATTGTGGTGACAGACGGCCAATCGTACGACAACGTGAGAGGCCCAGCACTGGCTGCACAGCAACAAG GTATCATCATTTATGCGGTGGGTGTGGCCTGGGCACCCCTGGAAGACCTCAAGGCGATGTCATCCGAGCCAAAGGAAAGCCACACCTTCTTTACCAGAGAGTTTACCGGCCTCGCCGAGTTCATCCCGCCGCTGGTCCGGGGCATCTGCCGGGACTTCACCGAGAACAACTGA
- the drc2 gene encoding dynein regulatory complex subunit 2: protein MPKKAKKGGGGKGGGKTEEERLVYLQQRAQAEEEMAKKKEEILTLFLKDKLQKEQKNTALNQLKLNEGWRTILRQTRAAELRKDISVVSQTFERQLDGLCSVVKTLEGDLQEAERQSAQVRRVHLQHLERLWAQQEKRLKFLLQQWENGLQHLSSRFSCERQQMLARSQQLRADLDDSMFSVAQQQEVLMTEISRLYNKSIRLYQSAHEDRRAMLVLKSKEKLKAKTLQKNEAQQICHQSTKDLDTLVGKNQNNMRIEDKTVKGINEMQDYIVKTRAKMNSSKIENKAVEQDMTAAKNQVREKTQQLRHRLTQEEAAARKRLTELTIQSDSASKKLQATISKGERVLRVAEMCQKLESEHENIFTSSSTQDNPRQEGSAAETEQPEQETPEFPELQPLMWRLNVALLHRGALKKHRADLSQENQQLRLLLRQHLDAMTVSDAHLDARHALLSVYQAPIRTTAVPPDTERRHTVIEAVHVVKHSL from the exons ATGCCGAAGAAAGCGAAGAAAGGTGGAGGAGGTAAAGGCGGGGGAAAGACGGAGGAGGAGAGACTTGTGTACCTGCAGCAGAGAGCTCAGGCCGAGGAGGAGATGGccaagaagaaagaggagatcCTCACTCTGTTCCTGAAG GACAAGTTGCAGAaggagcagaaaaacactgcGTTGAACCAGCTGAAGCTGAACGAAGGCTGGAGGACGATTCTCCGTCAGACTCGAGCCGCCGAGCTGCGTAAAGACATCTCTGTCGTCAGTCAGACGTTCGAGAGGCAGCTGGACGGCCTGTGCAGCGTCGTCAAG ACCCTGGAGGGTGACCTGCAGGAGGCGGAGCGGCAGTCGGCTCAGGTGCGACGTGTCCACCTGCAGCACCTGGAGCGTCTGTGGGCTCAGCAGGAGAAACGACTGAagtttctgctgcagcagtgggAGAACGGCCTCCAGCACCTGAGCTCCAGGTTCAGCTGTGAGAG GCAACAGATGTTGGCCCGATCCCAGCAGCTCCGAGCCGATCTGGACGACTCCATGTTCTCTGTGGCCCAGCAGCAGGAAGTACTGATGACAGAAATCAGCAGACTGTACAATAAAAGCATCAGGCTGTACCAGAGCGCTCATGAAGACAGG AGGGCCATGCTGGTACTGAAGagcaaagaaaagctgaaagcGAAGACCCTTCAAAAAAACGAGGCTCAGCAGATCTGCCATCAAAGCACCAAAGACCTGGACACACTGGTCggcaaaaaccaaaacaacatgcGAATTGAAGACAAAACAGTGAAGGGCATTAATGAGATGCAG gaCTACATCGTGAAGACGAGGGCAAAGATGAACTCCAGTAAGATTGAAAACAAGGCGGTGGAACAAGATATGACAGCTGCCAAAAACCAGGTGAGGGAAAAGACTCAGCAGCTTCGTCATCGGTTGACTCAGGAGGAGGCGGCGGCGAGGAAACGGCTGACCGAACTCACCATCCAAAGCGACAGCGCCTCTAAGAAACTGCAGGCCACCATCAGCAAG GGGGAGAGGGTTTTACGTGTCGCAGAAATGTGCCAAAAGCTGGAGAGTGAGCATGAAAACATCTTCACATCATCATCAACTCAAGATAATCCAAGACAGGAAGGATCTGCGGCTGAGACGGAGCAACCAGAACAA GAGACACCAGAGTTCCCAGAGCTGCAGCCGTTGATGTGGCGCCTAAACGTTGCTCTTCTGCACCGAGGAGCTCTGAAGAAACACAGAGCGGATCTGAGCCAAGAGAACCAGcagctgaggctgctgctgcgtCAGCACCTGGACGCCATGACGGTCAGCGACGCCCACCTGGACGCACGCCACGCTCTGCTCTCAGTGTACCAGGCCCCGATCAGGACCACAGCAGTCCCACCAGACACCGAGAGACGGCACACGGTTATCGAGGCTGTTCACGTCGTCAAACACTCCCTGTAA